In the Deltaproteobacteria bacterium genome, one interval contains:
- a CDS encoding helix-turn-helix transcriptional regulator, whose protein sequence is MKEPILHGKEIFMGDEPSHLKELSEIPWQSQIKDPPNISISVREKEVLQWVELGKSTLEISLILGISPRTVNSYIYNIMEKLEAVNRPQMVAIALRKGLLQ, encoded by the coding sequence ATGAAGGAGCCCATTCTTCACGGAAAAGAGATTTTTATGGGGGATGAACCATCGCACCTGAAAGAACTTTCCGAAATACCATGGCAATCCCAAATAAAGGATCCCCCGAATATCAGTATATCCGTCAGAGAAAAAGAAGTATTGCAGTGGGTCGAATTGGGGAAAAGTACTTTGGAGATCTCTCTGATACTGGGCATCAGTCCGAGGACGGTCAACTCCTATATTTATAATATCATGGAAAAACTTGAGGCGGTAAATCGACCGCAGATGGTTGCCATTGCCCTTAGAAAAGGATTACTTCAGTGA
- a CDS encoding MBL fold metallo-hydrolase: MIVRQIPVGSYDVFSYLIGCPKTGEAMVIDPGGDVNHIIALAQKEDLHIKYIFNTHHHFDHTTGNEALKKRTGAKIVRHALEDDLVSGSPKADIRLKDEKTFKVGEITFQIFHTPGHTPGGLCLYAEGQLFTGDTLFVGDSGRTDLPGGHRPTLGASIRRLMKLPDDTIVWPGHDYGPTPSSTIGNEKRTNVNAKEYGYFVRD; encoded by the coding sequence ATGATCGTCAGGCAAATACCCGTTGGTTCTTATGATGTTTTCAGTTACCTGATCGGCTGTCCCAAAACCGGGGAGGCCATGGTTATTGATCCGGGCGGGGACGTAAATCATATCATTGCCCTGGCCCAGAAGGAAGACCTGCACATAAAATATATATTCAATACCCATCACCACTTTGATCACACCACCGGCAACGAGGCCTTAAAAAAACGGACCGGTGCAAAAATTGTCCGGCATGCCCTGGAAGATGATCTTGTTTCCGGTAGTCCCAAAGCAGACATCCGGTTGAAAGACGAAAAAACCTTTAAGGTGGGGGAAATCACCTTTCAGATTTTCCATACCCCGGGCCACACACCGGGCGGTCTCTGTCTCTATGCCGAAGGCCAGCTTTTTACCGGCGACACTCTTTTTGTGGGCGACAGCGGCCGCACCGATCTGCCAGGGGGACACCGCCCCACCCTGGGGGCATCTATCCGCCGGCTGATGAAGCTCCCGGACGATACCATCGTCTGGCCCGGCCATGATTACGGCCCGACACCCAGTTCAACCATAGGAAATGAAAAGCGGACCAATGTCAATGCCAAAGAATATGGCTATTTTGTCAGGGACTGA
- a CDS encoding xanthine dehydrogenase family protein molybdopterin-binding subunit: MKPSLTRRQFLKGSLTVTGLTIAVSVGPWGTRLLNASQSKEALKGFKPNVWYEITPDNLVTTFIGNSEMGQGTHTGLSMILADELEADWKQVRVKQGPAAKAYFSPFMHLQITVGSASVRGFYEPLRQAGAAGRAMMLMAAASKWKVPEKECQAIQGMVKHKKSGRSLTYGQLCLEAAKLQVPKDPPLKKETEFRYIGQPVPRVDIPSKVSGKAVFGLDVNMPDLHLAVLARPPAYGAKPLSFDEKAAEQVKGVVKVIPTPHGIAVCAKSLDAAWKGRDALKVKWDQGTHPRLDNDFIEKTLMEELNKPGAKVVEKGDLKKALEGAGKKVQSTYFVPYVAHTTMEPMNCTAHVRPDQCDVWVPTQSQTVAQIVASQISGLPPEKVNIHTTHMGCGLGRRAAPDFVVEAVIASKVIGKPVKVMWTREEDIKYDPFRAATSQRIEAGLDNQGQLIGWSHKAVCSSLMKDIDPKAVQNGIDFMSLWGLVDFPGSPDGNRIFYEIPNFYLEFLISELPVPVAPWRSVQNGPNAFVVECFMDEMAQAAGKDPLTFRLDHLKGDQRAQNVLKVAAEKAGWGKPLAKGQGRGIAQHHCFGTYVAQVAEVAVNEKTGALKVNRVVAAVDCGLAVNPDIIKAQIEGAIIIGLSTVFKEEVQFANGGVKSANFDDYSVIRMSQVPEIEVHIIKSKEKVGGIGEPGVPPIAPAVVNAVFNATGARIRQIPLTPDRILAAIRKK; this comes from the coding sequence ATGAAACCATCCCTAACCCGTCGTCAATTCTTGAAGGGCTCTTTAACGGTCACCGGATTGACCATCGCGGTTTCTGTCGGCCCTTGGGGGACCCGATTGCTCAATGCTTCCCAATCCAAGGAAGCGCTGAAGGGGTTCAAACCTAACGTCTGGTATGAGATCACCCCTGACAATCTCGTTACGACTTTTATCGGTAACTCCGAAATGGGCCAGGGGACCCACACCGGCCTTTCCATGATCCTGGCTGATGAGCTGGAGGCCGATTGGAAACAGGTTCGGGTCAAGCAGGGTCCGGCGGCTAAAGCATATTTCAGCCCCTTCATGCATCTGCAGATCACTGTGGGAAGCGCCAGTGTGAGGGGATTCTATGAGCCTTTGCGCCAGGCCGGTGCGGCCGGACGGGCCATGATGCTGATGGCTGCTGCCTCAAAATGGAAGGTCCCGGAGAAGGAGTGTCAGGCCATCCAGGGAATGGTCAAGCACAAGAAGAGCGGCCGAAGCCTCACCTATGGACAACTCTGTCTGGAAGCGGCCAAGCTGCAGGTCCCCAAAGATCCACCGCTCAAGAAGGAGACCGAGTTCCGTTATATCGGGCAGCCTGTGCCCCGGGTAGATATCCCTTCAAAGGTGAGCGGTAAGGCCGTCTTCGGCCTGGATGTGAATATGCCGGACCTGCACCTGGCCGTGCTGGCCCGTCCGCCGGCCTACGGGGCCAAGCCCCTTTCTTTTGACGAAAAAGCGGCCGAACAGGTCAAGGGAGTGGTCAAGGTCATTCCGACCCCCCACGGAATAGCCGTTTGCGCCAAGTCCCTCGATGCCGCCTGGAAGGGTCGGGATGCCCTGAAGGTCAAGTGGGACCAGGGGACCCATCCCCGACTGGATAATGATTTTATTGAAAAGACCCTTATGGAGGAACTTAATAAACCCGGGGCCAAGGTCGTTGAAAAGGGGGATCTCAAGAAGGCCTTGGAGGGGGCCGGGAAAAAGGTTCAGTCCACCTACTTTGTGCCCTATGTGGCCCATACCACTATGGAACCCATGAACTGCACCGCCCATGTGCGTCCGGATCAGTGCGATGTCTGGGTTCCTACCCAGAGCCAGACCGTGGCCCAGATCGTGGCTTCCCAGATCTCGGGATTGCCGCCGGAAAAGGTCAACATCCATACGACCCATATGGGCTGCGGGCTGGGAAGACGGGCCGCACCGGATTTCGTGGTCGAGGCGGTTATTGCTTCCAAGGTGATCGGGAAACCGGTCAAGGTAATGTGGACCAGGGAAGAGGACATCAAGTATGATCCCTTCCGGGCTGCTACATCTCAAAGGATCGAGGCCGGCCTGGACAACCAGGGCCAATTGATCGGCTGGTCCCACAAGGCCGTATGCTCTTCCCTTATGAAGGATATCGATCCCAAAGCGGTACAAAATGGGATTGACTTCATGAGCCTCTGGGGTCTGGTTGATTTCCCTGGCTCCCCGGATGGAAATAGAATCTTTTATGAGATCCCCAATTTCTATCTTGAATTCCTGATCTCGGAGCTGCCCGTCCCGGTCGCCCCCTGGCGCTCGGTTCAAAACGGCCCGAATGCCTTTGTGGTGGAATGCTTTATGGACGAGATGGCCCAGGCTGCCGGGAAAGATCCCCTGACCTTTCGTCTGGACCATTTAAAAGGAGACCAGCGTGCACAAAATGTCCTTAAGGTGGCGGCTGAAAAGGCCGGCTGGGGTAAGCCGTTAGCCAAGGGTCAGGGCCGGGGCATTGCCCAGCACCACTGCTTTGGGACCTATGTGGCCCAGGTGGCCGAGGTGGCGGTTAATGAAAAAACCGGGGCCTTAAAGGTCAATCGGGTGGTGGCCGCCGTGGACTGCGGCCTGGCAGTGAACCCGGATATTATCAAGGCCCAAATCGAAGGGGCGATTATTATAGGCCTTAGCACCGTGTTCAAGGAAGAGGTGCAGTTTGCCAACGGCGGGGTAAAATCCGCCAATTTCGACGACTATAGTGTCATCCGGATGAGCCAGGTCCCGGAGATCGAGGTCCATATCATCAAAAGCAAAGAAAAAGTCGGCGGGATCGGCGAACCGGGGGTGCCTCCCATTGCCCCGGCCGTGGTTAATGCCGTCTTTAACGCCACAGGGGCCCGCATCCGGCAAATCCCCCTGACCCCTGATCGTATCCTGGCAGCCATCAGGAAAAAATAA
- a CDS encoding (2Fe-2S)-binding protein encodes MISLKVNGKKYKVDVPKDTTLLWVLRDHLNLMGTKYGCGIGECGTCTVHVNGKAERSCSILVGDVQGKAITTIEGLPQNHPVKQAWIQEQVVQCGYCQPGIIMQVAALLDSEKTPTPEKIITRMDDVICRCGSYPRIKKGIKTAVEIKRKEGRKS; translated from the coding sequence ATGATTTCTCTCAAGGTGAATGGTAAAAAGTACAAGGTGGACGTCCCCAAGGACACGACCCTGCTCTGGGTCCTTCGAGACCATCTTAATCTCATGGGGACCAAATACGGTTGCGGGATCGGAGAGTGCGGGACCTGCACGGTTCATGTGAACGGCAAGGCGGAGAGGTCCTGCTCGATCTTAGTGGGGGATGTCCAGGGCAAGGCCATAACGACCATCGAAGGCCTTCCCCAAAACCATCCGGTTAAGCAAGCCTGGATCCAGGAACAGGTCGTCCAGTGCGGGTATTGCCAGCCGGGAATTATCATGCAGGTAGCCGCTCTCCTGGATTCGGAAAAAACCCCCACCCCTGAAAAAATCATCACCCGGATGGATGATGTGATCTGCCGCTGCGGGTCCTATCCGCGTATCAAGAAGGGAATCAAAACCGCCGTTGAGATCAAAAGAAAGGAGGGCCGGAAATCATGA